The DNA window GTCGGGGAACCGGCTCCATGAGCTGAAGGAGCGGGAGGTCCTGCGGCAGCGCACCCACATCGGGTACGTCTTCCAGAACTTCAACCTCTTTCCGCACCTCACCGTGCTGGAGAACCTGATCGAGGCCCCGGTCCACGCCCTGCGCCGCCCCCGCCGGGAGGCGGTCGCCGCCGCCGAGCGGCTGCTCGCCCGGGTGGGCCTCGCCGACCGGGCGGCGTCGTACCCCCGGCAGCTCTCCGGCGGCCAGCAGCAGCGGGTGGCCATCGCCCGCGCCCTCGCCCTGGAACCCAAGGTGCTGCTCTTCGACGAACCCACCTCCGCGCTCGACCCCGAACTGGTCGGCGAGGTACTGGACGTGATCAAGGACCTGGCCCGCTCCGGCACCACCATGATCGTCGTCACCCATGAGATCGGCTTCGCCCGCGAGGTCGCCGACACCGTGGTCTTCATGGACGACGGCGTCGTGGTGGAGCAGGGCCCGCCCTCCGCCGTACTGGACGAACCCCGGCACGAGCGGACCCGCGCCTTCCTCTCCAAAGTCCTCTGAAGTCCTCCGGCCCCCGCCGATCCCTCCGGCCCCCGCAGCCCCCGTAGCCCCCGCCGACCGCCGATCAGGAGTACAGCCATGCCCGCACCGCTCGCCCGCCCCACCGCCGCCGCCTCGCTCGGCCTCGCCGCCGCCCTGCTGACGGCCGCCTGCGGCAGCTCCGCCGGCGGCGCCTCGGCCGATGTCGCGCCCAAGGCCCGCAAGGTGGCCGGCACCACCATCAACCTCGGCCCGGAGCAGCACCGCGTCTCCACCCCCGAGGTGGCCTCCATCGCCGCCCTCGTCCCGGAGCCGATCCGCCGCAGAGGCACCCTGGAGGTGGTCGACTCGGCCGGTTCCGCGCCGCCGCTCAACTTCTACGCCACCGACGACCGGACCGTCATCGGCGTCGAGACCGACATCGCCCACCTGGTCGCCGACGTCCTCGGCCTGAAGGTGCACGAGAACACCGGCACCTGGGAGCAGATCTTCGTCGGCCTGGACAGCGGCCGGTACGACATCGGCTTCAGCAACATCACCGTCACCGAGGAGCGCAAGGAGAAGTACGACTTCGCCACCTACCGGCTGGACAACATCGCCTTCGAGACCC is part of the Peterkaempfera bronchialis genome and encodes:
- a CDS encoding amino acid ABC transporter ATP-binding protein, translated to MVDVRGVHKSYGQLEVLRGVDLQVRTGEVTVILGPSGSGKSTLLRSINHLEKVNRGWISIDGELIGYRRSGNRLHELKEREVLRQRTHIGYVFQNFNLFPHLTVLENLIEAPVHALRRPRREAVAAAERLLARVGLADRAASYPRQLSGGQQQRVAIARALALEPKVLLFDEPTSALDPELVGEVLDVIKDLARSGTTMIVVTHEIGFAREVADTVVFMDDGVVVEQGPPSAVLDEPRHERTRAFLSKVL
- a CDS encoding ABC transporter substrate-binding protein, which encodes MPAPLARPTAAASLGLAAALLTAACGSSAGGASADVAPKARKVAGTTINLGPEQHRVSTPEVASIAALVPEPIRRRGTLEVVDSAGSAPPLNFYATDDRTVIGVETDIAHLVADVLGLKVHENTGTWEQIFVGLDSGRYDIGFSNITVTEERKEKYDFATYRLDNIAFETRKGSGLKFSGPKDVAGRTIGVSSGTNQEKLLVEWSEQDVHNGLKPVDITYYPKATDYYLPLNSGRIDAWLGPNPSIAYHVAAAGETEIAGTFSGGGASVQGKIAATVRKDNGLVEPVHAALQTVIDNGSYAQVLKRWGLSGEAVTTSEINPPGLPKTNQ